The following proteins are encoded in a genomic region of Nycticebus coucang isolate mNycCou1 chromosome 17, mNycCou1.pri, whole genome shotgun sequence:
- the FAM200C gene encoding protein ZBED8: MSKKRKWDDDYVRYWFTCTTEVDGTQRPQCVLCNLVFSNADLRPSKLSDHFNRQHGGVAGHDLNSLKHVPTPSDQNETLKAFGVASHEDALLQASYQFAYLCAKENNPHTIAEKLVKPCALEIAQIVLGPDAQKKLQQVPLSDDVIHSRIDEMSQDILQQVLEDIKASPLKVGIQLAETTDMDDCSQLMAFVRYIKEREIIEEFLFCEPLQSTMKGIDVFNLFRDFFLKRKIALDVCGSVCTDGASSMLGENSEFVACVKKEVPHIVITHCLLNPHALVMKTLPSKLRDALFTVVRVINFIKRQAPNHRLFQAFFEEIGIEYSVLLFHTELRWLSRGQILAHIFEMYEEINQFLHHQSSNLVDTFENKEFKIRLAYLADLFKHLNELSASMQRTGMNTVSAREKLSAFVRKFPFWQKRIEKRNFTNFPFLEEIIVSDNEGIFITGEITLHLQQLSNYFHGYFSVGDLDEASKWILDPFLFNLDFVDDGYLMKNDLAELRASGQILMEFETMKLEDFWCAQFMVFPNLAKTALDILTPFATTYLCELGFSSLLHFKTKSRSCFNLNDDIRVAISKKVPRFSDIIEQKLQLQQKSL; this comes from the coding sequence ATGTCGAAGAAACGCAAATGGGATGATGACTATGTTCGTTACTGGTTCACCTGTACAACAGAAGTTGATGGAACTCAGCGCCCACAGTGTGTATTGTGTAACTTAGTATTTTCAAATGCTGATCTTAGGCCATCAAAACTATCAGACCATTTTAACAGACAGCATGGTGGTGTAGCTGGGCATGATCTCAATAGCCTGAAGCATGTGCCTACACCATCTGATCAGAATGAAACCTTGAAAGCATTTGGAGTTGCATCTCATGAGGATGCCTTATTACAAGCATCTTATCAGTTTGCATATTTGTGTGCCAAGGAGAATAATCCTCATACAATAGCTGAAAAATTAGTGAAACCTTGTGCACTGGAAATAGCACAAATAGTTTTGGGACCAGATGCACAAAAGAAACTTCAGCAGGTACCCTTATCAGATGATGTGATCCATTCTAGGATTGATGAAATGAGCCAGGATATCTTACAACAAGTTCTAGAAGATATCAAAGCCAGTCCTCTTAAAGTGGGTATTCAGCTTGCTGAGACAACTGACATGGATGACTGCAGTCAGCTAATGGCATTTGTGAGatatataaaagaaagagagattatAGAAGAATTTCTGTTCTGTGAACCATTGCAGTCAACCATGAAAGGAATAGATGTGTTCAATCTCTTCAGAGATTTCTTTCTGAAGCGTAAGATAGCACTTGATGTATGTGGCTCAGTTTGTACTGATGGTGCCTCATCTATGCTaggagaaaattcagaatttgTTGCCTGTGTGAAAAAAGAGGTTCCTCATATCGTGATCACACATTGTTTGTTGAATCCTCATGCCCTTGTCATGAAGACATTGCCTTCAAAATTGAGGGATGCTCTGTTCACTGTGGTGAGAGTAATAAATTTCATCAAAAGGCAAGCTCCAAATCATCGGCTATTTCAGGCTTTCTTTGAAGAGATTGGTATAGAATATAGTGTCCTCCTTTTCCATACTGAACTAAGGTGGCTTTCCCGAGGCCAAATACTTGctcatatttttgaaatgtatgaAGAAATAAATCAGTTTCTTCACCACCAAAGCAGTAATTTAGTTGATACCTTTGAAAATAAAGAGTTTAAGATTCGCCTAGCATACCTTGCAGATTTATTCAAACACCTAAATGAACTTAGTGCATCTATGCAAAGGACTGGGATGAATACAGTATCAGCTAGGGAGAAGTTATCTGCTTTTGTTAGGAAGTTTCCATTTTGGCAAAAACgaattgagaaaagaaatttcaccaactttccttttcttgaagaaataattGTTTCAGATAATGAAGGAATATTCATTACAGGTGAAATAACACTGCATCTGCAACAGTTGAGCAACTACTTCCATGGATATTTTTCTGTTGGAGATCTTGATGAGGCAAGTAAATGGATACTAGatccatttctttttaatcttgaTTTTGTTGATGATGgttatttaatgaaaaatgatCTTGCTGAATTACGAGCTAGTGGCCAAATCCTAATGGAATTTGAGACAATGAAGCTTGAGGATTTTTGGTGTGCTCAATTCATGGTGTTTCCAAACCTTGCAAAGACAGCTCTTGATATACTTAcaccatttgcaacaacataccTTTGTGAGTTGGGATTTTCAtcacttttacattttaaaacaaagtccAGAAGCTGCTTTAATCTGAATGATGACATCCGTGTGGCTATTTCAAAAAAAGTTCCTCGTTTCTCAGACATCATTGAACAAAAGCTACAACTACAGCAGAAGTCACTTTGA